In one window of Nocardiopsis aegyptia DNA:
- a CDS encoding ABC transporter ATP-binding protein encodes MSTDDVTAPSGKALPKAPLRRLWDYARPHWRVLAVGTVFSFLGGATSLAQPLMARYVIDALGAGEPILRPVLALTAVIIGGAVIGAFGAFLLERTGQGIVLDVRRNLVGSLVRLRVSEVDRLKPGDLVARLTADTTLLRSVATSGLTEIVSSSILLVGGVAIMVVLDWRLFLVTAAMIVVVGLLMGVVLPRIDAATQAAQAALGEMGSHLERVFGAFRTVKASSAEDAEIARLDLAAQESWRRGVAVAGWTAVSGTATWLAVNIAFLSILAIGGARVATGAMDVSSLIAFLLLLFYLMQPISSLTSSLTQLQTGLAAVRRIDEVADLEREDAGTGRVPTTATGAGGGGAGGADGSGMASGTGKPSDASAPRGHSDPHDPGGQADLSPTTPERPATVVFDDVAFRYRPELPPVHHGVSFSAEGAGLTALVGPSGAGKTTVFSLVERFYDATSGRVLLDGVDVRSWPLQALRAQIGYVEQDAPVLDGTLRENLLMAAPGASDDALADVVDRARLSDLVGRLPDGLDSAIGHRGVTISGGERQRVAIARALLRGPRLLLMDEATSQLDAANEGALKAVMLEAARRTNVIVVAHRLSTVTSADRIVVMDAGRVRAVGKHAELVADDALYRDLAAGQLLTSTTG; translated from the coding sequence TTGAGTACTGACGACGTGACGGCCCCATCGGGGAAGGCGCTTCCCAAGGCGCCCCTGCGCCGATTGTGGGACTACGCCCGACCACACTGGCGCGTGCTCGCGGTCGGCACCGTGTTCTCCTTCCTCGGCGGCGCGACGAGCCTGGCCCAACCCCTCATGGCCAGGTACGTCATCGACGCGCTCGGCGCGGGCGAGCCGATCCTGCGTCCGGTCCTGGCCCTGACGGCGGTCATCATCGGCGGCGCGGTGATCGGCGCCTTCGGCGCGTTCCTCCTCGAGCGCACCGGTCAGGGCATCGTGCTCGACGTACGCCGCAACCTCGTCGGCTCCCTCGTCCGGCTGCGCGTGAGCGAGGTGGACCGGCTCAAACCGGGCGACCTCGTCGCGCGCCTGACCGCCGACACCACCCTGCTCCGCTCCGTGGCCACCAGCGGCCTGACCGAGATCGTCAGCAGCTCGATCCTGCTCGTCGGCGGGGTCGCGATCATGGTCGTCCTCGACTGGCGGCTCTTCCTGGTCACCGCGGCGATGATCGTGGTGGTCGGCCTGCTCATGGGCGTGGTGCTGCCCCGCATCGACGCCGCGACCCAGGCCGCCCAAGCGGCACTGGGCGAGATGGGCTCCCACCTGGAACGGGTCTTCGGCGCCTTCCGTACCGTGAAGGCGTCCTCCGCGGAGGACGCCGAGATCGCCCGTCTGGATCTGGCGGCCCAGGAGTCCTGGCGCCGCGGGGTCGCTGTGGCGGGGTGGACGGCCGTGTCGGGCACCGCGACGTGGCTGGCGGTCAACATCGCCTTCCTGAGTATCCTTGCCATCGGTGGCGCCAGGGTGGCCACCGGAGCGATGGACGTGTCGAGCCTCATCGCGTTCCTCCTGCTGCTCTTCTATCTCATGCAGCCCATCAGCAGCCTGACGTCCTCGCTCACCCAGTTGCAGACCGGTCTGGCCGCCGTCCGGCGCATCGACGAGGTCGCCGACCTCGAACGGGAGGACGCCGGCACCGGCCGGGTCCCGACCACCGCTACCGGCGCGGGTGGTGGCGGGGCTGGTGGGGCTGACGGATCCGGTATGGCCAGTGGGACCGGCAAGCCGAGTGACGCGAGTGCTCCACGTGGGCACAGCGACCCACATGACCCGGGTGGCCAGGCGGACCTCTCTCCGACCACGCCCGAGCGTCCCGCCACGGTCGTCTTCGACGACGTCGCCTTCCGCTACCGTCCGGAACTCCCTCCGGTGCACCACGGGGTGTCCTTCTCCGCGGAGGGAGCCGGGCTCACCGCTCTGGTCGGCCCGTCCGGCGCGGGCAAGACCACCGTCTTCTCCCTCGTCGAACGGTTCTACGACGCCACGTCCGGCAGGGTCCTGCTGGACGGCGTCGACGTACGCTCATGGCCGCTGCAAGCCCTGCGCGCGCAGATCGGATACGTCGAACAGGACGCGCCGGTCCTCGACGGCACCCTGCGGGAGAACCTGCTGATGGCCGCGCCCGGAGCGAGCGACGACGCCCTGGCCGACGTCGTGGACCGGGCTCGCCTGAGCGACCTGGTCGGACGTCTGCCCGACGGACTGGACAGCGCCATCGGCCACCGTGGTGTGACGATCTCCGGTGGCGAACGCCAGCGGGTGGCCATCGCCCGCGCCCTGTTGCGCGGCCCCCGGCTGTTGCTGATGGACGAGGCGACCTCGCAGTTGGACGCGGCCAACGAGGGTGCGCTCAAGGCGGTCATGCTGGAAGCCGCACGGCGCACGAACGTCATCGTGGTCGCCCACCGGCTGTCCACGGTCACCAGCGCCGACCGGATCGTGGTGATGGACGCGGGCCGGGTACGTGCCGTGGGCAAGCACGCCGAACTCGTCGCCGACGACGCCCTGTACCGCGACCTGGCCGCCGGACAACTCCTGACCTCCACGACCGGCTGA